One Dysosmobacter welbionis DNA segment encodes these proteins:
- a CDS encoding Cna B-type domain-containing protein, which yields MPPEEGNQPADPPTDEGDTQSPEPPADGEEDQNPDSQAGDGDGQSAPQEETLSAASLHSDPADGEHGGAGSVPVTPTEPAEDPDQIGDPDSQDPSEETPPAAQPQTELEKWAPNGARWVYTVKEELNSDLKEALYERYQYYFTGNGTAGEDSADGDTIHMKELKNSLETRAPFTKRWVGSDGEPITADYMDLGEMSVTFELYVKEGKSGGWQRAADYFTQENLGEDAYEKLKDAGILNGFSITLENRHIYDSWSGACENLPRVVKKDSGISELSYRVVETEIAYQGGAATITVDTCGEEFAYTVADSGGLFTGIEDTYTESGNSTTITNKLATTSLQVQKIWTNDRNNVYGTRPDTDEAGKTWETSFLIQRTTDLSVGWEAAAWEAVQVTGENGQKQDLVVTLTGTDTEGTVESPVGMTISGLPKQNAEGEYTYRAVELEPGYQMTNGAVDLSSYVLLRDSYNEAYTAAYTYGGQSDDGFLTTAANDMQTTKVFAGKTWMPAGEEGAQVTLHLQYAVPLENPAEGPAYTWKTLTAVSVTLDGTTDPDLDKPYYEYAEWKAVWENLPARMPGSYLPDSDSETEYRVTEAVSGSYVQVGDTKKENKTDVDGTYPEFQFTNKAVTSLTVEKKWHTADTKKHPITMELWRTTDKNLMGKTGVDGVEQVAGMTAELSAANNWRHIFGELDKVNSQNQKYYYYAIEQGTPDEDMEVIYDHGEPTETTVAFTTAITNRGYTDIPVSKTWRDDSDAQGLRPETLKLTLYRRTDPAAQGEVAGEVTLSAKNAQDGNADVWTYTFEHLPDTDGSGNPYTYWVEEEHLESYTVTGSGTLALTNTLGGKETEIAIQGRKTWVGDGADDRPNSITLSLLQNGTKVAEREVTPNADGSWTYDFGSWPAYDDSGRAYTYTVQEEPVDGYGTRVDGWNVINGKGNLTVKKQVYSGDRQRDFSFTVTLDDKSINGICGDMTFQDGVAAFTLKDGESKTAKGLPSGVGYTVAEARVDGYGTRVEGHNPGMVPFGDTAEVLIINYDDTTPPPDPDPDPDPKPDPDPGPDPMPDPDPHPTPDPDESPDPDMPDTPDEPGHPDEPDDSVPTGDTAQLALYLALLAASLAGAAAIVILGRKGRKRD from the coding sequence ATGCCCCCGGAGGAGGGAAACCAGCCCGCCGATCCTCCCACGGACGAAGGGGATACACAGAGTCCGGAACCTCCGGCAGATGGGGAAGAAGACCAGAACCCGGACTCCCAGGCGGGAGACGGGGACGGCCAGTCCGCCCCGCAGGAGGAGACCCTCAGTGCCGCCAGCCTGCACAGCGATCCGGCGGATGGGGAACATGGCGGCGCCGGCAGCGTCCCGGTCACACCGACAGAACCTGCGGAAGATCCGGACCAGATCGGAGACCCCGATTCCCAGGATCCCTCCGAAGAGACGCCTCCCGCCGCGCAGCCCCAGACGGAGCTGGAAAAGTGGGCCCCCAACGGCGCCCGGTGGGTGTACACCGTGAAGGAAGAGCTGAACTCCGATCTGAAGGAAGCGTTGTATGAGCGGTACCAATATTACTTCACCGGCAATGGGACAGCGGGTGAGGACTCCGCAGACGGCGACACCATCCACATGAAGGAGCTGAAAAACTCTCTGGAGACCAGAGCCCCCTTCACCAAGCGGTGGGTGGGCAGCGATGGCGAGCCCATCACTGCCGATTACATGGACCTTGGCGAGATGTCCGTCACCTTTGAGCTGTATGTCAAGGAGGGAAAGAGCGGAGGTTGGCAGAGGGCAGCGGACTATTTCACGCAGGAGAACCTGGGAGAAGACGCGTACGAGAAACTGAAGGATGCCGGAATACTCAATGGTTTTTCGATCACATTGGAAAACCGGCATATCTATGATTCCTGGAGTGGAGCTTGTGAGAACCTGCCGCGTGTAGTAAAAAAAGACAGCGGGATTTCGGAGCTGTCCTATCGCGTGGTGGAGACGGAAATCGCTTATCAAGGCGGAGCCGCGACGATTACTGTCGATACCTGCGGTGAAGAGTTCGCATACACTGTTGCAGACAGCGGCGGCCTTTTCACGGGAATTGAAGACACCTACACGGAATCCGGAAATTCGACCACCATCACCAACAAGCTGGCGACGACCTCGCTGCAGGTGCAGAAGATTTGGACGAACGACCGGAACAACGTCTATGGCACCCGTCCGGATACAGACGAAGCCGGCAAGACCTGGGAGACCAGTTTCCTGATTCAGCGGACCACGGATCTATCTGTTGGCTGGGAAGCGGCAGCATGGGAAGCCGTCCAGGTGACCGGCGAAAACGGTCAAAAGCAGGATCTGGTAGTGACCCTCACCGGAACGGATACAGAGGGCACGGTTGAATCGCCGGTAGGGATGACGATTTCCGGCCTGCCGAAACAGAATGCGGAAGGGGAGTACACCTATCGCGCCGTGGAGCTTGAGCCAGGATATCAAATGACGAACGGAGCAGTCGATTTGAGCAGCTATGTCCTGCTCAGAGATTCCTACAACGAGGCGTACACGGCGGCCTACACCTATGGCGGGCAGTCTGACGACGGCTTCCTCACCACAGCGGCCAACGACATGCAGACCACCAAGGTCTTTGCCGGCAAGACGTGGATGCCTGCCGGCGAGGAGGGCGCCCAGGTCACCCTGCACCTGCAATATGCGGTTCCGCTGGAGAATCCGGCAGAGGGCCCGGCGTATACGTGGAAGACCCTGACGGCTGTATCCGTCACGCTGGATGGAACTACGGATCCTGATCTGGACAAACCCTATTACGAGTACGCAGAGTGGAAAGCCGTCTGGGAGAACCTCCCAGCCCGAATGCCGGGCAGCTATCTGCCGGACTCCGACTCCGAGACAGAATACCGCGTGACCGAAGCGGTCAGCGGCAGCTACGTCCAGGTGGGAGATACGAAAAAGGAAAACAAGACCGATGTGGATGGGACCTACCCTGAATTCCAATTCACCAATAAAGCTGTGACATCCCTGACAGTGGAAAAGAAATGGCACACCGCGGATACCAAGAAACATCCGATCACAATGGAACTCTGGCGGACCACGGACAAGAACCTGATGGGGAAGACCGGCGTGGATGGAGTGGAGCAGGTCGCCGGCATGACCGCAGAGCTGTCTGCGGCCAATAACTGGCGCCATATTTTCGGAGAGCTGGACAAAGTAAACAGCCAGAACCAGAAATACTATTATTACGCCATTGAACAGGGAACCCCGGACGAGGACATGGAAGTGATCTACGATCATGGAGAACCGACGGAAACTACGGTGGCGTTCACCACTGCCATCACCAACAGGGGCTATACGGACATCCCGGTCTCCAAAACCTGGCGGGATGACAGTGACGCGCAGGGCCTTCGCCCGGAGACGCTGAAGCTGACCCTCTACCGCAGAACGGATCCGGCAGCCCAGGGCGAAGTAGCAGGCGAAGTGACGCTGTCCGCGAAAAATGCCCAGGACGGAAACGCCGATGTCTGGACATACACCTTTGAGCATCTGCCGGATACGGACGGCAGCGGTAATCCCTATACCTACTGGGTGGAGGAAGAACACCTGGAGTCGTACACTGTGACAGGGAGCGGTACGCTGGCTCTGACCAACACACTGGGCGGCAAGGAGACGGAAATTGCCATCCAGGGGCGGAAGACCTGGGTGGGTGATGGAGCGGACGACCGTCCGAACTCCATCACGCTGAGCCTCCTGCAGAACGGCACCAAAGTTGCCGAGCGGGAAGTCACCCCGAACGCCGACGGCAGCTGGACCTATGATTTCGGCAGCTGGCCCGCCTACGACGACAGTGGCCGGGCGTACACCTACACTGTGCAGGAGGAGCCGGTGGATGGCTACGGCACCCGGGTGGACGGATGGAACGTCATCAACGGAAAGGGGAACCTGACCGTCAAAAAGCAAGTGTACAGCGGTGACCGGCAGAGGGACTTCTCCTTCACCGTCACGCTTGACGACAAGTCCATCAACGGCATCTGCGGGGATATGACGTTCCAGGACGGCGTGGCAGCATTTACCCTGAAAGACGGGGAGAGCAAGACAGCCAAGGGCCTGCCCTCCGGCGTCGGCTACACAGTGGCAGAGGCGCGTGTGGACGGCTATGGGACCCGCGTCGAGGGGCACAACCCCGGGATGGTCCCGTTCGGAGACACGGCGGAAGTGCTAATCATCAATTATGACGACACGACTCCGCCGCCGGACCCGGATCCAGATCCAGACCCCAAGCCGGATCCAGACCCGGGTCCCGATCCCATGCCGGATCCAGATCCGCATCCGACCCCTGACCCGGACGAAAGCCCGGATCCTGATATGCCGGATACGCCGGACGAACCGGGGCACCCTGATGAACCGGATGACTCTGTTCCCACGGGAGACACTGCCCAGCTGGCGCTGTATCTGGCACTGCTGGCGGCCTCTCTGGCTGGCGCAGCAGCCATCGTGATTCTGGGCCGGAAGGGCAGGAAGAGAGACTGA
- a CDS encoding Cna B-type domain-containing protein, with amino-acid sequence MLYRGKRVRERGRLPKGKFPKKGGRRLVSGLLALVLCLTLVPVIYADTVVTVTSWYAAGAFEENTLYWVDNNNEDGVRPGANTYQPSLWFRIDNGEWIELKGGEDSTLSGVGLSAMPKMTVADNGNNTYTVSVPTGVLPEAIETTTSDGYGGETSTESRVEWIMGPSEGVDGYSPVEVNNGNVSEYPSAGDNYGWYYVLEDEFNFRVQLRWGNLGGAEGIAEAIYNSFDFVVDTNYTASSLRRLLAEMKDQMKIEEDPDGDPDNPTSGTVTVSGLWKYNLDGSRINYSVEETREGDGKGDGRLDAADGIAAGALPEGDYFQISYDNSSTPNVGTEVGKLYDGGSLYLTLTGVKDYQASKVWEDAADPDHRPAGELQLWRYRAGQSYTTAAPVRDDGGSILTVPLNGQEKQDIQFAELPKYDSEGYEYIYVVREYLTGEHAGDYTQVFGAVGEDGGVTDIIWALDEDSGTLKKLTSEDADFARETNNTYLYNGGTLSNKLSGTVTVNATKIWKAAAFQSALEDVRVELTLQARPVGSEDPWEDTEITETLGTEETGKFTAENLGGLSVSASAPKYDNQGRELEYRWVESVVYQGENKTNLLDNNSFTLSGGGSRGDAKYRVTDVENGNTTEITNAVSNQIDYTVEKKWKSGAQEGPVTFALYRTIGEQSLTETCKVLTFTMDAGGTVNVDFTKENAFIDAIDGEISIQFSEAWKALLQNLPEYDEEGRRYEYLILEENGNPTYETSIDSSTGDYTTIVTNGPGGSHRILVQKNWVDDSDAAHREPVEVTVYSRNGDEVIVSVTLGESQEDGDPIWYAWAGIGELTPDQVYIRETKIGAIAVLGTEGAPTEGEINAPGITRDTVPGRNHAYEATYDREKIAGETVCTVTNRRLGNVDLTVTKDWRDGGGDGVGELQAALENTPGLTLAVKLKIAASDDTEGQFKIYQKDGFGYVNLGGGDVQIQDRRERRVSSIQPILTADTKSNSLDFWNLPKYDTNGTVVRYTVEEVWLDGGNEITLDQLRTISPEVYALWTTYTSSVKEKSYTVNDGENKNDEQKITLTNKRTGVTDAVWYKQWYDIYMYGSGSRPDIYLDIYRTVHTSAAEDGIETELIYPSYRWTNEGLLPPETEVPSEGAGDPAGEEPGTASGDNGSADRQYFWRAELENLPKYDDWGYKITYSAVERTSVNASDFDYAIAEYWTGETCLGTRDEADPGMEAAYEAQTTNLDGVNPPVSQDASSSYAKYALNANGTFVNRLNKPVAIEGRKLWTNLPAGYPAVDLPNVTFALYRRVQGSGEAFDFGGAPIATLTVQDWSGLKNYTFRLLYEGKNIIDDGAGTVRPESEDQPRLPKYTEEGKLYEYVLREEGITGANGLPLDGTGEGPQESLDLFDIQEISNTFQVENVFHSPTGSLSVKKILELPLGGDDLPIAYPAVRFHLYRVYIQNNGQPSAQELVRTATWSSEEVEAAYQQRGDSTTVETVLSFTGLEQYAPNGSLYLYHVEEDKSFLGGYDTWCGPGDLEAQDVTGDGYTVGGLLPHEEREEADATFLNSRKAVQTEFVTLTGQKAWEDFYDAFGLRPDAPYEEGKDGTLVPVIRLTVTRRAAAQEGRATRTSRRS; translated from the coding sequence GCTGCTGGCACTGGTACTGTGTCTGACCCTGGTGCCTGTGATTTACGCAGATACGGTGGTGACGGTGACAAGCTGGTATGCCGCCGGGGCATTTGAAGAGAACACGCTCTACTGGGTGGATAACAACAATGAGGACGGAGTGCGTCCCGGGGCGAATACGTATCAGCCGTCGCTGTGGTTCCGGATCGACAACGGGGAATGGATTGAGCTGAAAGGCGGGGAGGACTCGACGCTCTCCGGGGTGGGCCTGTCCGCTATGCCGAAAATGACGGTGGCCGACAACGGGAACAACACCTATACGGTCTCCGTCCCGACCGGCGTGTTGCCGGAAGCGATCGAAACCACAACATCCGATGGCTACGGCGGGGAGACCTCAACAGAATCCCGTGTAGAGTGGATCATGGGACCGTCCGAAGGGGTTGACGGCTACAGCCCGGTAGAGGTCAACAACGGCAATGTGTCGGAATATCCCTCCGCCGGGGACAACTACGGCTGGTACTATGTGCTGGAGGACGAATTCAACTTCCGCGTTCAGCTCCGCTGGGGTAATCTGGGCGGCGCGGAAGGCATCGCAGAAGCCATTTACAACAGCTTTGACTTCGTGGTGGACACCAACTATACGGCAAGCTCCCTCCGCCGGCTGCTGGCAGAGATGAAGGATCAGATGAAGATAGAAGAGGACCCTGATGGAGACCCGGACAACCCCACCAGCGGCACCGTCACCGTCAGCGGTCTGTGGAAGTACAACCTGGACGGCAGCCGGATCAACTACTCGGTAGAGGAGACCAGGGAGGGAGACGGAAAAGGCGACGGCCGGCTGGACGCCGCCGACGGCATCGCGGCGGGTGCCCTGCCCGAGGGCGACTACTTCCAGATCTCCTACGACAACTCCAGCACGCCCAACGTGGGCACAGAGGTGGGGAAGCTCTATGACGGCGGCAGCCTGTACCTGACGCTCACGGGCGTGAAGGATTATCAGGCATCCAAAGTCTGGGAGGACGCGGCGGATCCGGATCACCGCCCGGCAGGTGAACTCCAGCTGTGGCGTTACCGAGCCGGGCAGAGCTACACAACGGCCGCGCCCGTCCGGGATGATGGGGGCAGCATTCTGACGGTCCCGCTCAACGGGCAGGAGAAACAGGACATTCAGTTTGCAGAGCTGCCCAAGTACGACTCGGAGGGCTACGAGTATATCTATGTGGTCCGAGAGTATCTCACTGGTGAGCATGCGGGGGACTACACCCAGGTATTCGGCGCGGTGGGGGAAGACGGCGGCGTGACGGACATCATCTGGGCGCTGGACGAGGATTCCGGTACGCTGAAAAAACTGACCAGCGAGGATGCAGACTTTGCACGGGAGACGAACAATACATACCTCTACAACGGGGGAACCCTTTCCAACAAGCTCTCCGGCACGGTGACGGTTAATGCGACCAAGATCTGGAAAGCGGCGGCTTTCCAGTCGGCGCTGGAGGATGTCCGGGTGGAGCTGACGCTCCAGGCCCGGCCGGTGGGCAGTGAGGACCCCTGGGAAGACACGGAGATCACCGAGACGCTGGGGACGGAGGAAACGGGAAAATTTACGGCGGAGAACCTGGGCGGCCTGTCCGTCAGCGCCAGCGCGCCCAAATACGACAACCAGGGCCGGGAGCTGGAGTACCGCTGGGTGGAGTCGGTGGTTTACCAGGGCGAGAATAAAACAAATCTTCTGGACAACAACTCGTTTACCCTGTCCGGCGGCGGCAGCCGGGGAGATGCAAAGTACCGTGTGACCGATGTGGAGAACGGCAACACCACCGAGATCACCAATGCCGTCAGCAACCAGATAGATTATACGGTGGAAAAGAAGTGGAAAAGCGGCGCCCAGGAGGGGCCGGTGACCTTCGCCCTGTACCGTACCATCGGCGAACAGTCTCTGACAGAAACATGCAAGGTTCTTACCTTTACAATGGATGCAGGTGGGACCGTCAATGTTGATTTCACGAAGGAAAACGCATTCATAGATGCGATCGACGGTGAAATTTCCATTCAGTTTTCTGAGGCCTGGAAAGCCCTGCTCCAGAACCTCCCGGAGTATGACGAAGAGGGGCGCCGGTATGAATACCTGATCCTGGAGGAGAACGGGAACCCCACCTATGAAACCTCCATCGACAGCAGCACCGGAGACTATACGACCATCGTCACCAACGGCCCGGGAGGAAGCCATCGGATCCTGGTCCAGAAGAACTGGGTGGACGACAGCGACGCCGCCCACCGGGAGCCAGTGGAAGTGACGGTGTATAGCAGAAATGGAGACGAGGTAATTGTCTCCGTCACGCTGGGCGAATCCCAGGAGGACGGAGATCCCATCTGGTACGCATGGGCCGGCATTGGAGAACTTACGCCGGACCAGGTCTACATCCGGGAGACCAAAATCGGAGCGATTGCGGTTCTTGGAACCGAAGGCGCCCCGACCGAGGGAGAGATCAACGCTCCCGGAATCACCCGCGACACTGTCCCCGGCAGAAACCATGCCTATGAAGCTACATACGACCGCGAGAAGATCGCGGGTGAGACGGTCTGCACCGTCACCAACCGCCGGCTGGGCAATGTGGACCTGACCGTCACCAAGGACTGGCGGGACGGCGGCGGAGACGGCGTGGGGGAACTCCAGGCAGCCCTGGAGAACACCCCCGGCCTCACTCTGGCCGTGAAGCTGAAGATCGCCGCCAGCGATGATACGGAAGGACAATTTAAAATCTATCAGAAAGATGGATTTGGCTATGTGAACCTGGGCGGCGGGGATGTACAGATTCAAGACAGAAGAGAAAGACGGGTTTCCTCTATTCAGCCGATTCTCACGGCAGATACGAAGTCCAACTCCCTTGACTTCTGGAACCTTCCCAAGTACGACACCAACGGCACAGTGGTGCGCTATACCGTAGAGGAGGTCTGGCTGGACGGCGGCAATGAGATCACGCTGGATCAGCTGCGGACCATTTCTCCGGAGGTCTATGCCCTGTGGACTACATACACAAGCTCTGTAAAGGAAAAATCCTATACGGTAAATGACGGTGAAAACAAGAATGACGAGCAGAAGATCACCCTCACCAACAAACGCACCGGCGTAACGGATGCTGTCTGGTACAAGCAGTGGTACGACATCTATATGTATGGCTCCGGCAGTCGTCCGGACATCTATCTGGACATTTACCGGACTGTGCATACCTCTGCTGCTGAGGACGGGATCGAAACCGAACTGATCTATCCCAGCTACCGCTGGACAAACGAGGGCCTGCTCCCGCCGGAGACAGAGGTGCCGTCCGAGGGAGCAGGCGATCCCGCGGGTGAGGAGCCCGGCACCGCCTCCGGGGATAACGGATCTGCGGACCGGCAGTATTTCTGGCGGGCCGAGCTGGAGAACTTGCCCAAGTATGACGACTGGGGTTACAAGATCACTTACTCCGCGGTGGAGCGCACCAGTGTAAACGCCTCCGACTTTGACTACGCCATTGCGGAGTACTGGACGGGTGAAACTTGTCTGGGCACGCGTGACGAAGCTGACCCGGGGATGGAGGCGGCTTACGAAGCGCAGACCACGAACCTGGACGGCGTCAACCCACCAGTGTCTCAGGATGCCAGCAGTTCTTACGCCAAATATGCCCTGAACGCAAATGGTACCTTCGTCAACCGCCTGAATAAGCCGGTCGCCATTGAGGGACGGAAGCTGTGGACCAACCTGCCCGCTGGCTATCCGGCGGTGGACCTGCCCAACGTCACCTTCGCACTGTACCGGCGGGTGCAGGGCAGCGGGGAGGCGTTTGACTTTGGCGGAGCCCCCATCGCGACCCTGACTGTTCAGGACTGGTCCGGCCTGAAGAACTATACGTTCCGGCTCCTTTATGAGGGGAAAAATATCATCGATGACGGAGCCGGAACCGTCCGGCCGGAATCTGAAGACCAGCCAAGGCTGCCCAAATACACGGAGGAAGGCAAGCTGTACGAATATGTTCTCCGGGAGGAAGGCATCACCGGCGCCAACGGGCTGCCCCTGGACGGTACCGGCGAGGGACCCCAGGAATCGCTGGATCTGTTTGATATACAGGAGATCTCCAACACCTTCCAGGTGGAGAACGTGTTCCACAGCCCGACTGGCAGTCTGTCGGTGAAAAAAATCCTGGAACTGCCTTTGGGCGGAGATGACTTGCCCATCGCCTACCCCGCCGTGCGCTTCCATCTGTACCGGGTCTACATCCAGAACAACGGCCAGCCCTCCGCGCAGGAGCTGGTGCGGACGGCCACTTGGTCCTCGGAGGAGGTCGAGGCGGCTTACCAGCAGCGAGGAGACAGCACAACTGTTGAAACGGTTCTTTCCTTTACAGGCCTGGAGCAGTATGCGCCCAACGGCTCGCTGTACCTCTATCATGTGGAGGAGGACAAGAGCTTCCTGGGCGGCTACGATACCTGGTGCGGCCCGGGCGACCTGGAGGCCCAAGACGTCACAGGGGACGGATATACTGTCGGCGGTCTGCTGCCCCATGAAGAGCGGGAAGAGGCCGACGCCACGTTCCTGAACAGCCGGAAGGCTGTGCAGACAGAGTTCGTCACCCTCACGGGCCAAAAAGCCTGGGAGGACTTTTACGACGCCTTCGGTCTGCGTCCGGATGCCCCCTATGAAGAGGGGAAAGATGGTACATTGGTCCCCGTTATCCGGCTCACTGTGACCCGCCGCGCCGCTGCCCAGGAGGGCAGGGCGACCCGCACATCGAGGAGAAGCTGA